ATTTTACCGATGGTCCAGTCCAGTTGCAGGATGACATCACCACGGGTGCCTAGTCCGCTTTTGCCGGCAAAACGTGGATGGGGGATGCGTGGTACGTGTACGTCTTGCGTACCCATATATAAAAAGAAGGGTTTTTCCTGATGGGATGCGATAAAGTTCTTTGCTTTATTAGCAATAACATCGGCTATGTCTTCATCCTTCCAAAGGGCAGACTTCCCGCCAGTCATCCATCCAATGCGGGGGATGCCGTTGATAATTGTATTGTTGTGTCCTTGGCTGGGTTTCAAGGTTACGAGTTCCGGATTCTCTTCCCCCGTAGGCCAATTGCCGACTTTATGGTCGTAGCTTACGGTGATAGGGTCATTGGGGTCAAGTCCTACGACATGTCCGTTTTCTACAAATACACAGGGTACACGGTCTACAGTAGCCGGAATAATAAATTCATAGTCAAAACCAATACTTTGTGCGTTAGGGGTAATCCGGTTGTTAAAGTCGGTTCCACCCTTCGGACCGAGTCCCAGATGCCATTTACCTACTGCACCGGTTACGTATCCTGCATCTTTCAGCATATTTGCCATGGTGACGCAGGTAGTGTCGATAATGAGTTCGGAGTTACCGGGAGCGATTCCTGTGTTTTCCTGTCTCCAGGGATACATACCTGTCAGGAGTCCGAAACGGGAAGGGGTGCTGGTGGCAGAAGTTGCATAAGCATTGGTGAATTGTACTCCTTGTCCTGCCAACCGGTCAATGTTGGGGGTGCTCACTTTCGTTGCTCCATAACAACTTAAATCACCAATGCCGAGATCATCTGCAAATATATAAATAATGTTAGGCTTTTGGCTATTCTGCCCATTGCTCTTTTGGGGTGCATGATTGCATCCTGACAGCGTGACGATGCCGGACAATAGGGGAAGTAGACGCGAAACGTTTTTCATAATGCTGAAAGTTTTAGGAAATAATGTAATGAACACAAAGATAAGCGATTGGAAGAAAAAGAATGAGTAGGAATGTACAAGTGAAGTACAAAATAGTACACTTAAGAAGTTCCTTCTTTATTCGGGCTAAGATGTCCGGGGTAAGAAACGATCATTCCTCTGATTTGGAAAGTATATGGTTAGTGTTGTATCATCCCGTATTCGTTTATATAATAAATTTAGGCACGGATTACACGGATTAACGTTGTTGTTTTCATGCTCATCGTTTTAAAACCGTGAAATCCGTGTGGTCCGTGCCTAATAATATAAGATTATTTTGCAAGACAGCTTGTGCAATTGCTTGCTAATCAGCTTTTTCTTCGTCTCTTTCTTCGCTCTCTTCTCCTTTACGATAAGCCAGCGGACTGACGTGATAAATCTCTTTGAAACATTTACTGAAATAGCGGGAGGAGGAGAACCCAATCCGGTCAGAGATCTCCGTGATATTCAGCTCCGGATTATTCCTTAACATAACAGCGCCTTTTTTGAGACGTATGCTTAGAATGAAATCATTCGGGGTCTGGCCTGTGACTGCTTTCAGTTTGGTGAATAAGTTTGTACGTGCCATACCCATTTCACGGGCGAAGATGTTAACGTTGAAATCCGTATTGTCCAGATGGCGTTCGATAATAGCCATTGCACGGTCGAGCATCTCTTTATCCATCGGGTTGGTAGCCAACATTTGAGCAAAAGCCTGCGGCTGTTTGCTGAACTTCTCTTGCAATAGCCGTCGGGAGTTAACTAGATTATTGCAACGGGAAATTAGAAGATTGGTATTAAACGGTTTCGTGATATAATCATCCGCACCGATCTTCAATCCTTCGATATTATGCTCTATAGCAGTGCGTGCAGTTAGTAATACTACCGGAATATGGCAGGTATTAAAGTCCGTCTTGATCTGTTTGCAAAGTTCCGTACCTGACATACGTGGCATCACAACATCACTTAAAATGATGCTCGGCATATCCTTCTGTATCATTTCTAGTGCTTCTACTCCGTCGGAAGCTGTACTGACCTGATAGAATGTTTCGAAAATACCGACTAGCATCTGTTTGATAGATTCATTGTCTTCCACTATCAACATTTTGGCGTCCTCGATACGTTTGTTGTCTTCTTCTTTCCATTCCGAATCAGAGATTATCTCTACTGAAGGAACAATCTCTTCTGTTTGTTGGATGGTTTCCGTATCATCCTTCGCTATTTGCTCTTCTGTAAAGTGATTATTGCCAAATTTAAGGGTGATAATGAAACTGCTTCCTTTACCCGGTTCACTTTCCACCCGGATTGTGCCGTGATGAAGTTCTACAATACCTTTCGTCAGTGCCAAACCGATTCCAGTGCCAGCTCCGGTATTCAATGAGTTGAGATGCTCAGTCTGATAAAAGCGGTCGAATATCTTATCAATCTCGGCAGCAGCAATGCCTGTACCGGTATCTTTTATTTCAATAATGGCGTGATTATCTTCCTGCGATACGTTAATCGAAATTGTATCTTCAGCTTTGGTATGTTTTACTGCGTTTGATAATAAATTGTTTATCACTTTCTGCATCTGCTTTTGGTCATACCATACTTCAATGTCATCCTTCTGCTTATTGAACTTGAAGTTGATTTGTTTACTGCTGGCATATTCGAGGAATAGCAGGTAGTTCTCATACAGGAAATTTACCAGGTTATGCTGGCTTACTTTGATCTTCATGTGACCTTGTTCCTGCTTTCGGAAATCGAGCAGTTCCGTAATCAGTTCCCGCAATTGGAGACTGTTCTTGTAGATTCCCAACACCTTATTATATATGTTAGGCGTAAATGTCTGCACTTGCAACAATGTTTCTACTTGTCCTACGATCAGCGTTAATGGTGTGCGGAACTCGTGTGAGATGTTAGTGAAGAAACGAAGTTTTGACTGGTTCAAAGCTTCAAGGTCTTCAATATGTTTCTTTTCGTATTTTAAAGATTCACGGAGTTTGATGCGCGAATTATAGTTCTGAATAAGATACCATAACAGACTGATAGTTACAATGGTATAAATCAGGTAAGCCCACCATGTCTCATACCACGAAGGGAGTATAATAATCAGCAATCTGGCCTCTTTTATTCCTTCCCTCTGTGATTTGATGACAAGGGTATATTTACCTGGATTCAGGTTTGTATAAGTAATCAGCGTTTGTTTCCGGTAAGTATGGTTCCATTCGTCTGAGAAACCCTCCAGGCGATAGAGAATCTCATCTCTGTTGGCAGGGATGAAGTTGGAAGTGGCATATTCGATGCTAAACATCGATTGATTTGCTTTCAGGCTAATTTCCGGAGTGTGGCAGATCGATTGTTCAAGGATGCCGCTTTCATCTCCCGGAATTACTTCTTTTCCATTGACAAACAGACGGGAAAGAATGATATTATATGATTTTGGGGTGAAGTGTAATTTCTTCTCCCAGAAAGAAATCATTCCCTGAATACCGCCAAGGAATACTTCTCCGTCATGTGTCACAAATAGTGCG
The Bacteroides luhongzhouii DNA segment above includes these coding regions:
- a CDS encoding sulfatase family protein gives rise to the protein MKNVSRLLPLLSGIVTLSGCNHAPQKSNGQNSQKPNIIYIFADDLGIGDLSCYGATKVSTPNIDRLAGQGVQFTNAYATSATSTPSRFGLLTGMYPWRQENTGIAPGNSELIIDTTCVTMANMLKDAGYVTGAVGKWHLGLGPKGGTDFNNRITPNAQSIGFDYEFIIPATVDRVPCVFVENGHVVGLDPNDPITVSYDHKVGNWPTGEENPELVTLKPSQGHNNTIINGIPRIGWMTGGKSALWKDEDIADVIANKAKNFIASHQEKPFFLYMGTQDVHVPRIPHPRFAGKSGLGTRGDVILQLDWTIGKIMHTLDSLHIADNTILIFTSDNGPVIDDGYQDQAYELLNGHTPMGIYRGGKYSAYEAGTRVPFIVRWPAQIKPNKQQALFSQIDVYASLALLLNQPLRKGAAPDSQEHLNVLLGKNNTDREYVVQQNLNNTLAIIKGQWKYIEPSDSPAIEYWTGMELGNDKQPQLYDLSSDPSEKTNVAKQHSDIVKELSELLKSVKEK
- a CDS encoding hybrid sensor histidine kinase/response regulator transcription factor, producing MRKVILLFLLFLSVVAVRTQGQNITFSHLTTDDGLSQFSVNSLYIDEQGIIWIGTREGLNRYNGNDIKSFKLNKNDPNSLFSNTVLRITGNKNGKVYLLCTDGVAEFDLTTQKFKTLLQGNVDAIYFNEKLYISKREEIFVYNESTGNFDLYYHLAGKNITLSCLHLDEKKNLWMGTTSSGLYCLSEDKTKISQPVTRGNIASIYEDSAKDLWIGSWEEGLYHIKRDGNIENFRHDSKNANSLCSDFVRSCCEDNTGNLWIGTFHGLNRYDKSTGKFYLYTANNDRPDGLTHSSIWCIVKDEQGTIWLGTYFGGVNYFNPEYEIYTRYKTGDTEKEGLSSPIIGRMTEDKNGNLWICTEGGGVNVYDRKNNTYRWYRHEEGKNSISHNNVKAIYYDRDHEIMWIGTHLGGLNKLDLHTNRFTAYRMKAGDPTSLPSDIVRDIVPYKDKLVVATQNGVCLFDPITGTCQQLFKETKEGRGIGMVASLCIDKDGTLWIAATGEGVYSYRFDSGKLTNYPHNPANPNSLSNNNINSIMQDSNGNLWFCTSGSGLDRYRKASDDFENFDVQKDGLSSDCIYEVCESSIQKGDLLLITNQGFSQFDYPSKTFYNYGTENGFPLTAVNENALFVTHDGEVFLGGIQGMISFWEKKLHFTPKSYNIILSRLFVNGKEVIPGDESGILEQSICHTPEISLKANQSMFSIEYATSNFIPANRDEILYRLEGFSDEWNHTYRKQTLITYTNLNPGKYTLVIKSQREGIKEARLLIIILPSWYETWWAYLIYTIVTISLLWYLIQNYNSRIKLRESLKYEKKHIEDLEALNQSKLRFFTNISHEFRTPLTLIVGQVETLLQVQTFTPNIYNKVLGIYKNSLQLRELITELLDFRKQEQGHMKIKVSQHNLVNFLYENYLLFLEYASSKQINFKFNKQKDDIEVWYDQKQMQKVINNLLSNAVKHTKAEDTISINVSQEDNHAIIEIKDTGTGIAAAEIDKIFDRFYQTEHLNSLNTGAGTGIGLALTKGIVELHHGTIRVESEPGKGSSFIITLKFGNNHFTEEQIAKDDTETIQQTEEIVPSVEIISDSEWKEEDNKRIEDAKMLIVEDNESIKQMLVGIFETFYQVSTASDGVEALEMIQKDMPSIILSDVVMPRMSGTELCKQIKTDFNTCHIPVVLLTARTAIEHNIEGLKIGADDYITKPFNTNLLISRCNNLVNSRRLLQEKFSKQPQAFAQMLATNPMDKEMLDRAMAIIERHLDNTDFNVNIFAREMGMARTNLFTKLKAVTGQTPNDFILSIRLKKGAVMLRNNPELNITEISDRIGFSSSRYFSKCFKEIYHVSPLAYRKGEESEERDEEKAD